ACGACTCGAATCTGCCCCTCCAAACCGGTGTAGTTTTGTGCAATAGGCCCAATTCTACAATAACATGGGAACCCTCAGTCGAGTGCGGCAGTCGGACGGTGTCGAGCCAGCGGGCCGACGGGCCCGGAGGCGTGACTCACGGCGGACCGGCGCCCCGGCAGGGACGCCGGGGGGAGAGGACCGATGATCCGGGGCGTACTGACGGGTTTCAAGCGGAATCTGCTCTACGTCGTCATCGGGTCGCTGGTTGCCGGGCTCGTCTTCGGGCAGTTCGCCGGGGCCGAGACGAAAGCGGGGCTCCAGCTGGCCGTTGTCCCCGTATTGTTCCTGATGGTGTACCCGATGATGATCAACATCGATCTGCAGGAGGTGCTACACGCCCGCAGACACGCGCGGATCGTCGGGTTGAGTCTCCTGCTCAACTTCGGGTTCGCGCCGCTGGTCGCTGTCGGTCTCTCGCGAGTGTTCTTCGCCGGTGACGTCGGCTACGCGATCGGGTTGTACTTCATCGCGCTGATCCCGACCTCCGGGATGACGGCCGCCTGGACGGGACTGGCCGGCGGGGACCTGGAAGCGGCACTCGTGGCGATGGCGGTCAACCTGCTGGCGGCAATCGTACTCTTGCCGGCGTACCTGTCGGTGCTGATCCCCGGGAACGTGGGCTTCGATCCGACGGTGCTGTACCGACAACTCGCCCAGGTCGTCGTCGTCCCGATGGTCGCGGGGACACTTACCCGGCGCGGACTGATCAGACGATACGGTGGCGAGGGATTCAAACAGTTGAAGCCGATCTTCGGCGGCCTCAGTTCGCTCGGTGTGATGCTCATCGTCTTCATCGCGATGACGATGCGGTCGACCGCGATCCTGGCCGATCCCCTCGCGTCGGCTGGGACGACCGTGCCGCTCGTGGCCTTTTACGTACTCGTGCTCGGCGGGGGCGCGGCGCTGGGCCGGTTGTTGCTGGACACCGAACGCGGTGTCACACTGGTGTACGCGACCAGTATGCGCAACCTCTCGATCGCCCTCGCGATCGTCGTCGCCGCCGACACGCTGCCGACGAGTGCCGTGCTCCCGATCGCGCTCGCGTACGTCATCCAGCCACCGCTTGGCGCATTCTACATGCACTACAGGCGGGACGTCGTCGATCGCGGACTGTCGCTCCGTGACGCAGCCAGGCAACTGGGATGACATCCTCCACGCCGGGTTGCGGGACCGAACCCAGCGCTCGCGAGGCAGACCACTGGCCGCAGAGCCGGCAATAGTTGATCGAAGACGTGACGGGTGGCGGTATTCGCCGTGAGAGGGTGCTTGAAGAGAGCGGGAAATAGACACACAGTTATGGAACGACGATCGGACAGACAGATCGACACCGACCCGGAACTGGTCGAGGACGGGCCCGAGACCGACGACGCCGTCGACCCCGAGCAACTGACAGCCTGATTACTCGCGAGCGTCCTCGACGGCGTCGACGAACTCGCGTGCATGCGCTTCGACGGCCTCGTAGTCGCCGCGTTCGACGGCGTCGTAGTCGATCAGAGCGCTGCCGGCACCGACGACCGCCGCGCCCGATTCGAAGAAGGCCTCGACGTTGTCGGGGCCGATCCCCCCGGTCGGCATGATCGGGACGTCTCCGAGGGGACCGGCGATCGCACCCAGATGGCCGGGGCCAACAGTCGACGCGGGGAAGATCTTGAGCAGGTCCGCGCCGGCCGCCATCGCGTCGGCGGCCTCGGTCGGCGTCATCACGCCGGGGCCGACGACGACGCCGCGACGGTTTGCAGTACGGACGACCTCGGGGTCGAGATGGGGCGAGACGACGAACGCCGCGCCGGCCTCGATGACGCGGGAGGCGGTCGCGGGGTCCATGACCGTGCCGGCACCGACGAGTACGTCGTCGTCG
The Halapricum salinum genome window above contains:
- a CDS encoding arsenic resistance protein — encoded protein: MIRGVLTGFKRNLLYVVIGSLVAGLVFGQFAGAETKAGLQLAVVPVLFLMVYPMMINIDLQEVLHARRHARIVGLSLLLNFGFAPLVAVGLSRVFFAGDVGYAIGLYFIALIPTSGMTAAWTGLAGGDLEAALVAMAVNLLAAIVLLPAYLSVLIPGNVGFDPTVLYRQLAQVVVVPMVAGTLTRRGLIRRYGGEGFKQLKPIFGGLSSLGVMLIVFIAMTMRSTAILADPLASAGTTVPLVAFYVLVLGGGAALGRLLLDTERGVTLVYATSMRNLSIALAIVVAADTLPTSAVLPIALAYVIQPPLGAFYMHYRRDVVDRGLSLRDAARQLG
- a CDS encoding bifunctional 4-hydroxy-2-oxoglutarate aldolase/2-dehydro-3-deoxy-phosphogluconate aldolase; translated protein: MRTLDRLLDSGVVAVLRDIDPEAMPEVAAALQAGGVTALEVTADAHDASGTIAELAPTVDDDVLVGAGTVMDPATASRVIEAGAAFVVSPHLDPEVVRTANRRGVVVGPGVMTPTEAADAMAAGADLLKIFPASTVGPGHLGAIAGPLGDVPIMPTGGIGPDNVEAFFESGAAVVGAGSALIDYDAVERGDYEAVEAHAREFVDAVEDARE